GACGATACATGCGAAATAAAAGTCTCCTGAAATGCTTCACCTCTATCCGACTATGTCCCATGGCTTGTCTTtccttgcttttggttttcttccaTGTTGTTTAGCAAAGAAGGTAGCGGTGAGATTTAACTGGGTTCTGATAAGTATAGAAAGATATTAAATTGATTAATGTGATAGGATTGATATCGGAGAGTTCCCGCCCGGTCCTAGCGAAAATAATCAATGAATGAATGGAATTGGtatgtacaaaaaaaaaagtacacaAATGATCTACACACACACCTAGATACGATGATAAACCAGCTAGGAGAGAGAATGGCAGGAAGGAACACGATCGCGCGAGCACGCACGGAGAGGAAGATGCACACCTAATAAATTAGTAATAACAACATGTATAGAACCAATACGGGAACACAGAAGAGAAGGGACATGTACACGTCGTCGCTGACGCCCGACAGACacacgatcgatcgagatcGAGTCTCTCTCTATGTAAAGCTAAAGCTAGTGGCCGACGCCGGGGCTCGGGACGGACCCCAGCACCCGCCTAGCCGCGCGCCCCGCATTATTgcccgtcgtcgccgtcgtgccGCTGCCGAACACCGGCGAGGAGCTTCGGAATAACATCGGCGCTGCCCGGCCGCCTCCCGTGGCGTGATCCTCCACGCCGGCCGCGAGCAGCGCCGGCCTCGTCGAGAGGAGCGGCGTcgccaggaggaggaagaagacgacgagcagcagcagcagcaccctgCTGCCAGGATTGCCGTGTCCGCCGCATGATGATGAGGCCATCGATGATGATCTCTCTTCAATTGGTTGCCTGAAGACGACGTGCGTACGTATCAGAGAGTGTGGTGTTTGTAGACTCTGGCGGAAGATTTTGGAGAGAATAATATGTAATGTGGGcatgggtggtggtggttttATAGGCAGGCGCGCGCAGGGGAGGAATGGGAGGCGTGAGGACAAAGGTACTCCGATCCTAGTAGGAGTAGCTAGTGAAAGCAGAGCACGCCAGCCTTAATTTGCGTCGGCATCAGCCCCGGCTAGATGCATGGGCTGGGCTGTGGAGGCCAACGGCATGGTTCGGGCTCAAATTTGCGCGCGCGGCCGGGTTGTCATCAGGTTTCAGATCACACGGACGTATAGTACATTTTAATAATTGGCGCGTTCATTCGTAGTACTAGTACGTGCGTCCCTTGAAGCAACGGCGAAAGGCTGGAAATTGTGCATGCGTCAATTCGATCGATCGGTCGTTCCCCACGCGCAATTTTTCTGTCCGTCATCGCATTTACGCCAGGCGGCGGGTACTCCTCCGGACTCAGCGAGGCCATGCCATGGGATATTTTTTCCTCTAGTGCCAAGAAAACATGCACATCTCAGAAAAGGTTAATGCcagtgtttgtttgtttgtttaatTTCCACACGCCACACAAGAAGTTTCCTTggaaagctagctagctagggaaCACAGATCAATGTCGCTGCAAGGGACGGCCGTACGTACGGCCGGAGCACACAACTTGAGTCTGTAATGCAGTGCACAACTGCAGACCGATCGATACAGCAGCCGTTTAACTGCAACACCGCACGTTTCGCAGCGTACTCTTCTTAATTATGTCGTCTTATTTTGCAAGTGGCCGGATGCACTGTAGATCGATTctgatacatgcatgcatttcttATATCCTCTGATGTCGTCCCGGCTTTGTTGAACCGTCGTTAATTCCATATCGGCGGCCATCGATCTCTGTTGTTTGTCCACTTTGGAAGGGGCGAATACAGTACAGCTTAATTCGTATGCAAGTGCGTGATGGGAAAGAACTCCGCGCCATGCACTGCCTTGGAATATTTTTGTACTGACTGATGGGCATCGAAGCTAGCAACTCTATCGACGGCTCAAGGGTCACCCCCTTCactgatggatggatgattTCTGCCCGTCAGTGGGAGTCCATCCATCCGGACGTCCAATTAAGCATCGTGAACGTACTTCCTCCTGCATTTATAAGCTAGCACGTATACATTTCGTAAACATAGTTCATACACAAATATTCCGTACAATTCACGCACcattcatactccctccgatcctaaattattgtcgaaatattacatgtatccagatgctttttaagaataaagacatccatatttggacaagacaagaatttagaatccaAGGAAGTACCAAACATCGATCGATTTGCATTACACTTGCAACCACACTGACCATCTGAATAAGACATGAAACACTGAGATTATCCATGTGCCATCATCTTGAAGACATGTACTATCACATTGTCATTTGTGGCAATCAATCCCTTTAGCATGTTCATAAACTCTGCTCGACGGATTGCTTGCAACAACTGCCGAAATGGTACGTAGAGATTTTGGTGATGTTAAAATTCGAACCCGTTGCCAGAAACAAATAGCAATATGATTCCAAACAAGATCAATGGCAAACATCAATGAACTCCCACAGAAGTATGATCCAAACAAATAGCCCGTGTGCGTTTCGGCGCAGAGGCCAGGGGTGTGATACTCTATGTGTCTCGATCGATATGCCGTCGAGATCAATAAAAGCTTCCATTTTTGAAAAAACGAAGATCTAAGGATGTTTCTCGTAGATGTTACTTGGAGTAATTGCCAGAGAAAGAGATGGATAAAATATAGACAATGGTTGGAAGAACAAAGACTAAAgctcagtttggcattgctaAACTGTGctgcgctgaacttattttataacctgcggttgaaaaatacacacaaaagcaggaaaagttggttagccaaacatgAAAATAGTGAAAAGCGGGTGAAAAAAACCGGAATTATGATAATGCACTGCAATGCCAAACGGAGGCTAAGTTCATCAAACTGTCGGTGGAGcttgccaaacaaaaattctgAGCAATTAGCCTGCCATCTGCAAGTACTACGAGTAGctttttaattcaaaaaataaatcagttTCATTAAAAAATTTGGAAGGAATTGGTTAAATCCTAAACTATATTTTTGTCTGGGCTCTTTTAGGCCTGCGGATGATCAGGCCTCACGTTCCACAAATTAACTGGCCCAACATATCGGAAAACACGCGCCACTCAACGGCATTTCGAACTCACCCCCACCATCCCCAACTCCTAGACCGTGCCCACCAAACCATCACATAAACGCCGAATAGCCGCAAAGCCACAAAAGCCTCCCCTGGGCCCTGGACCATACACCGCTTCCACGCACGCAGAACTTCAACACGCAAACGCCCTCCTTCCTCAACTTCTTCCCGCCACGAGTCCCTTATCCACCAAATTAACAGCGCGGCCTCGCCCGCTCCATCGATCCGCTGATCGCCTGATCCTTGCCATGGCGGCTTCCTTCGACGACCTCGCCCGCAGGATAGGCGCCTACTTCCCGCTACCACCGCCCGCGCCATCACCGAAGGACCAGCTCtccggcgtcgccgccgccgtcctcagcgctggcggccgcctcggccGCGCCGTCGGCGACGtcttccgccgcctccgcatCGAAGACGGCCCCGACGACGTCGCCTACCCGCAGAAGCTCCATCGGCGGcggatctcctcctccgccgccgccgctgccgaagACGACGCAGTACTagggaccggcggcggcggccgagatCGCGTCTCCGGATCCGGGCGGTTCGAATTCGATGCCGCGCGGTCGGCGCAGGGGAGCGTGAGCGTGGGGGCGGCGTTCGACAGCAGGGCGGGCGGCGTGGAGAGCTCCGTGTCCGCGCGCGGCGACCTGTGGCGCGCCGAGGCCTCGcacagaggcggcggcggcggcaatggcgatggcggcggagcgCCGCTGTTCTTGGTGCAGCTTGGGCCCGTGCTCTTCCTCAGGGACACCACGCTGCTGTTCCCCGTCCACCTGTCCAAGCGACATCTCGTATGGTACGGCTTCGAGCGCAAGGTACTTAATCAGCAACTAACTGAACTAGCACAAGTTAATTGGAAGTTACTAGCACTAGTACATGTGAAATTTCAGCAGTAGAATTCTTCTCGAGTTGTAAGGTCTCTAGCTAAGAGATGATCTTTAATTGTGTGCTTGTGCAGAACGGGGTGCATTCGGTGTGCCCGGCTTACTGGTCAGCGCAACGGAGATGCTTCTTCATGTCGATGATCTGCCTCAATCCATTTTCTTGCGTGAGTTGGATCGTGTTCTGAATTTGATGTCCTCAAGAGATCACTTAATTTCTACACTGTCTTGCCTCAACTTGCTCTTCCAAAACATATTGTGCAGTCGTTCATGGACATGCAATTTCCAAACGGGCAACTGAGATATGTTTCCGGAGACGGGTTGGCCGCGCGCGGCTTTCTTCCTttccgtggcggcggcgtcctccaGGCCCATGGGAAATTCCCAGGGGAGAAGAGGCTCATCTTCTCCTACAAGGTCAGAAACCTAATTACCAACTAAACTGTACCTGCATTTTGTGCACGCACGGTCACAGCACAAACTTCACCATTATAATGATTTGGGAATTTAACTGGAATGATGTACTGTACTTCTTGCACTCACGAGACGATCTCAGCCGTTGCTCTGCAGAACAGCAGCGGGGGCAGCATCATCCCAGCCGTCCAGTGGCCAGACAAGTCCCTCTCGCTGGGGCTAGTCCAGGTGCTCTCCTGGAAGAGGTGTGGCCTCATGGAGCAGCCAATCCTTCAGTTCAGGCAAATTCACCTGCAAACCCCTCTCTTTCTTGCCACAAAGActgggaattttttttcttcatcttcttttttattcgATGAACTGTTCTATTAACGGGCATGTCATTTTGATGAGCAGCATATGCCCCACCTTTGGCGGGAGCCGCCCTGGGGTGTCCATGGAGCTCGTCCATTCGGTAAGTGAGAAGGCCAGTGTTGCCTGTGGCTACTCTCGCACCGCTTCCCCTTCCGCCTACGCTTCCATATCGGTCAGTCTCCGGTCGCTCCTTTCTCTGTGCACTGGCATTTGTCGTTTGACTCATGGTGATTATAtaagtttcttcttcttaatgtATTTGAATCATGTGTGCAGATTGGAAGATCGAAGCTGAATGGCGGCGTGACGACCTCAGGGGTTTTGTTCAGAGTAGACACCCCGCTACATAGTTTTGGCCGGCCATGGTTCTCGATTCAAATGAATAGTGGGATCGAGTTTTGAAGCTCTGATTCTTGAGCTGCTCTGATTTGTTGCGAAAGAAAAGTATAAACGGACATCACGCTCGAAAATACATGTACATTCAAAGTTGTGTATATAAAAAGGCTTGACAAGGACTCTTTCTCTATACATGTTTGATAAGCTCAAAATTCTCCAAAAGAAGAATATGGTTAGCTCAAAATGAAGTTATTTGGAGCACTAATAATTTGTGTGTGTTGCGGCTGTGCGCGCATGCTGAAACATACCCCAACAGCGTTTAAATTAGGTTTTGGTTAAACTGGTCGGCGCATAATGTCAGAGCTCAAGAGTGTCTAAAACACAAAAAGTTTTATCAACTGAAGTGTTTAACGCTTGTCTCAAGTGTAAGTCAACCTAGGGATAAACTAATTATGGATCGGTCGGTTAGGCCATCTCGATCATCAGTGCTTTCATGTTTCATTCAATTTCGCAGTCGATTATGGAGCCGTCTAATGCCAGGTACCCAATTTCTCATACAATTTAATTAGTAGTATTTGCCATTGACGGTGCCTAGAAACAGAAAGGTCTTTGCCATCTACATAATCGTTTTGCATAATAGAGTGCACACAGAACTTGAGCATTTGTTGATCCCCATCCCCTCACCATGGCGGTGCGGCATGAGTAATCCTTGAACTCCACGTTGGGATCTATTCTGCTACGCCTGAGATTCAACGTGGTTGCCCAGGTTCCCTTTACATATGATTAGTTCAGTTTGAGGGGATTGTGGATTGGAAGTGAATTAACTGGGCTGCATTGCGGCAGAGTATGTTTGGTTCCCATGCTTAGTTAGGAAGCAGATTATTTAATTGCAGAGCAGGAGATTTCTGAGGATAGCCATATTTAGCTTGATAGTGCAGGGAAGGAAGAGAAAAGTAACTGTGACACACACTAAACCCCAGACTACTGGAACCAAGACCAAGATGAAAAATGAATATTGATTATCCCTGCGTGACTTGTGTGTAGTAGCAGTTAGCAAACTACTGGAACCGAACCGAGACCATCTTTGCAGTAGCAGTTAATCACTTACTGGTTATGATTTCATCTGAATTGATTTTTGCATGTGCTTCTTACAACACCAGCTGGGAGGATAACTGAAATCAGAAAAGCTTCAGAAGGTTTTGTTTACCTTGTGAGTGCCaaatggatgcatgcatgcgtcctAACTGTTTCGATGCAAGTTTAAATTCCTACCGCGACTCGATAATTAACATTTCATTCCCTAATCCCATTACTCAGGTAAGTGTCAATGGAGTTACAGCCTTACAGGTCCACGAGCAACTGTGAACCTACCGTCAATGGTCTTCTTATGGAGATTAAGTCGGTCCGCAGAAAATTATACTAAGGACCACACACTTCTATCAAGGTAACTGTAACAATTAGTGCCTCATATGCTCATATGGTTATGTTATTCTCTTCAATTCAATGACAATTGGCAAAGCAGTGGTAGTTGAATTAGACATGTGAAAAAAATAACTGCAAGAAGACTGACACAATTACTAATtccaatgtaaaaaaaaactaattcaAGTTTATTTGTCCATGAGTGGACACAGATTGCAGAGTGGGGTGAGGATGAAATAGGCAATGCAATTGTGAAGCAACTGGACTAAGTAGCTTCTGCGAGACCAAGTTTCTCACTCTCATTTTGATAGCCTAAAGTATATTGGGTTGAATTATTTTATGATATCAATTGCATGTTTCTTTCCAAAGGCTGAAGTAAAGTTGTTCAATGCAAGTCATGGTTCCATACTTTATAATACTCTCATCATCTTTTTTATCACAAGATGAATTTTATCTTCTGTCAACAAAATGATGTTTTTCATATGTAGGGAGTTGTAACTAAGGCCATGAGCCATGATTATGCTCCTCTTTATCTGCTGTACTCAAGAACAGTACGTGTTTCAGCTTTATAAACTTCAGATAGTGCAAAGTAAAAAATAATAGTAGCAAGTTGCACACTTTCTATGTATAAGTTGTGGCACATGCAGCCTGTCAAAGACTTAGTCTGGGAGATAGCAGCACTTGAGGAGGAAGTTGTTCGCAGGGAATGCATTTTCTTTCCCTCTACAGGGCAACATTTGATATATAACTGGGTATCTCCTGAGTGTCTCTGGTCAggcaatatttttgttttgaaaaaattgaACAGATACCATTGTCTGAAATAGCAAAACGATTTGTATCATCAGTTTCTGGAACAGTTGACTTGAAGAAACTATTTGACCCTTCAATTATTTCAGTGGTATGCTAATTTTATAAATAACAATTCTTTGTTTGctgaaaaacagaaaaatactAATCATGCATTACACCCTTATTAGTTGCAATTAATAGACTAGCAGTGGTTAGGAAAGGTGGGTGAGCTTGGATTGGCAATGGCCGGGCAAAGAAGTcttggagaaagaaaaaaagtggATTATTGCCGTTTAAAATTTCACGGCTGTTTAGTATTTATTAGGCTGCTATAACATAAATTTGTCATGGATTCAACTGTTCAAAAGTCAAAGCTGTCTCATGCGTGAGCTGCTATAGCATTAATTTGTCActgtagcaacgcacggacacttAACTAGTCTATTcctaaaagcgtctagatacatgtattatttcgacaaaaattatgtaacggagaGAGTAAGTTATAGGAAAAAGTTGCTGTGGATTGGTTGTTGGGGCATCTCCATCTTCTTGAGAGGATTCATCCAATTTCGTACTGCATTTCGTACTGGTGCGCAGCAGCGGCCAACTGCCGCACTTAAGCACGCGGCACGAGCGATGGAAATGGCAAGCGCTACCCTGTCTGTACATAAACACCAGCGCGCAAGAATGCCAGATGGTAGGAGGACGCAGGAAGATCAATCGTCATGAGCAGGGGAATGCCGTCCGTCTTGTCGTGCTGCTGCCTCCTGATGGCTACACTTGCAGCTGCGGCCtgcgccaccgctgccgccagTGAACGGAGGTTCAACGCCATGTTCAACTTCGGCGACTCGGCGTCAGACACCGGCAACCTGTGCCCTGAcggccggctgctgctgaCCGACGTGCTCGGCATTTTCTCGCCCGTCTCCCCTACGGAAAGACCTACTTCCGGAAGCCCACCTGCCGGTGCAGCGACGGCCGGGTCAATGTCGACTTCCTCGGTAAATTATCAGATCAATGCGCTAAAATTCAAATCTGAATGGTCTTTCATAACTTCAATTTTTAAGTGCAACTGGAATTTATATTTTTGCGAGAACTGATACTAAGCTTACTGTGTTGGCTCCACTAGCTAAATGCTCATAAATTGCCGTGgagtttttgttgttgttgttgcatcATTAGTTGTTTATAAACGTTCGGGTCTAATTCCTAACTTTGCACAAACTAAAATGTTCAAAACTGTAATCAGTACTGATTAACTAAGCAAAAAAGCACGATACATATGTCTACTATATATAATCGTATATAATTGTGGTaactaatttcttaataattTAAAATGCAATAATCTCCATGGAGGTGAAAGGACCGtcaccaactcagatctttatgaatccctcaaaaagaaaactaagaTCTTTATGAAGGTAAAGATAAAGatgcatataaaaaaaatgtttaagtGATCGTGGTTCATACATCTGCGCAGCACAAGCATTGGAGTTGCCATTTCTCACGCCGTCCATGGCGCACGGCAAGGACTTCCGGCAGGGTGCCAACATGGCCATCGTCGGTGGCACCGTGCTTGACTATGATACCAATGCATTCACCGGCTACGACGTAAATCTTAATGGCTCCTTGAAGAACCAGATGGAGGATCTCCAACGGCTTCTGCCTTCAATCTGTGGAACACCACAGAGTAATATATTTAGATCATTTTATTGATCGATGATGTACGCATGCGAAAATATTGCTGTAACTGTAACTCTGGATGTAGATTGCAAGGATTATTTGGCCAAGTCCCTATTTGTGTTTCAATTGGGGGAAAATGACTACAACCTCCAATTAAATAATGGATTCACGGTAGATGAGGCCAGCAAGAACATGCCCATCATAGTGAACACAATTACATCCGGTGTGGAGGTAACCAcaaagctatatatatatgttattTTGGAAAGTGACAATACTCCTATATGTTAACAAATAGTGTGGCCAGATGATGCAGTTTGTATGCTCACAGATGTCCCAAACATATAGGAATTAATTACACTCGGTGCAGTGCACATCGTGGTGTCAAACATTGCTCCGCTTGGGTGCTACCCAATGTACCTGTCCGTTTTACAGAGCACCGACAAGAGTGACTATGACGAGAATGGCTGCCTCAGGAACCACAACGTTTTGTTCAACAGGCACAACGCTTTCCTCCGGAGCAGCCTCTCAAAGCTTCAAAACAAGCATCGGCACACAAGGATCATGTATGCCGACCTCTCGAGCCACTTCTACCACATAGTGCAGGAACCCAGAAAGTTCGGCAAGTTTCTACATCCATGTTGTTAGTGATGCCTTGCAAACAGAGCAGCTGTCTTTTTATTCTTTCTAAAAGAATAACTGGTTAGGAGCTTCAAATAAATTTGATGGTTCAAACATCAGTAGGCTCAGGGATATGACCAAAATTTCACCATTTCAGCGGGTACTGAAATATTTATGTTCTGGTAAAAAACTGTTGTCACTTGAAATTGGGCCGGGTTCAAAATGAAATCAAGTTTGCTCAATTTGTTTGTAATTTCGGAAGATTCAAACATAAGTTCTTTGGtttgttcaaatttaaaacaaaGATCACAATTGTTTTTGGTTATTTCAGTCATTTCCAAAATCAGACTGAAAATGAAATTGTGAACCCTAATTATCACCTCATTTTCGGTCCGGTTTCTTTGTGCAGGCTTTGAGACTGTCCTCACAAGCTGTTGCGGAAATGCGACGCACCAAACGGATTCGATCTGGGTGCCATTTGCGGGATGGATGGCGCGAGCGTCTGCCATGACCCATCGAGCTACCTCTCTTGGGATGGTATGCACCTAAGCGAAGCCGCCAACGAACGGGTGGCCAATGGCTGGCTCAACGGCCCATACTGCCACCCACCGATTCTGAAGTGAAGCTCCTCCTAAATGCGTCAGCAAACATCAGGAGAATTGTATGCATGTATTTCATGTACTTTCTTTTCCAAGAATGTCCTATATGTAttgaaaaattatgaaacaatATTGAAATATGTTATTTTCTGGTGCCGATTGATGTAGTTGATTCAAGCTACATACACACGTGTGACGGACGCTTAACCACACTATCCCATGTGCGTTCAACTCAACAACTTTGTTCCACAGttggtgttttttcttttctttttgaggctAGCCACAGTTGGCGTTCGCCTGTGTCGGTTCTGCAGGATTGGTCGGGTTGGATTCGAGAAGACTAGTGCAAAGAGCAAGTCGGAATGTCGGACCACATGGTGTTATCTGCAAACAAAACCAAGCCCTGGTGTAAACAAACTGAGAGGTCACCCAGGGGCTTACTGGGCTAGCACCACGGAAGCTGGGCTAGCCAGTCACGTGCCTCTCTCGCTGGGGCTAAGTCCAGGTGCCCTCCTGGAAGAGGTGTTCCCTCATGGTGCGGCCAGCACTGCAGTTCACGCAAATTCACCTGCAAACCCCCTCCATTTCTTGCCACCCCCTTCTTTCCATGGCCACAAGCGGTCAAATTTCTGCTTCTTACTAGATGAACTGTTCCATCAACAGGCAATGCCTTGTCATCTGGTCGTCATTTTGACGAGCAACATGTGCCCCACCTTCGCGGTAGCCACCCTGGGGTGTCCATGGAATGCACTCCTAAATGTTTAAAGTATAGCATTTCTCGTTTGACTGGTGGCGATT
This is a stretch of genomic DNA from Brachypodium distachyon strain Bd21 chromosome 1, Brachypodium_distachyon_v3.0, whole genome shotgun sequence. It encodes these proteins:
- the LOC100837157 gene encoding uncharacterized protein LOC100837157, whose protein sequence is MAASFDDLARRIGAYFPLPPPAPSPKDQLSGVAAAVLSAGGRLGRAVGDVFRRLRIEDGPDDVAYPQKLHRRRISSSAAAAAEDDAVLGTGGGGRDRVSGSGRFEFDAARSAQGSVSVGAAFDSRAGGVESSVSARGDLWRAEASHRGGGGGNGDGGGAPLFLVQLGPVLFLRDTTLLFPVHLSKRHLVWYGFERKNGVHSVCPAYWSAQRRCFFMSMICLNPFSCSFMDMQFPNGQLRYVSGDGLAARGFLPFRGGGVLQAHGKFPGEKRLIFSYKNSSGGSIIPAVQWPDKSLSLGLVQVLSWKRCGLMEQPILQFSICPTFGGSRPGVSMELVHSVSEKASVACGYSRTASPSAYASISIGRSKLNGGVTTSGVLFRVDTPLHSFGRPWFSIQMNSGIEF